The genomic stretch atttttttttaaatttgtaacttttgagtcgtttgaccgattaaaagatttaatggaaaattGAAGGTATGTGATAGgcctttcaatgaaaaaaaaaatcgtacgtCAAAGTACATTCGATATATATTTTCCCATTTCGCGGATTTGGGATTAACGGATTTAGAACGACGGTTAATTTCCCATAGACTGTTGATTATCCGATCATTCCATATTGTTTCACAAGACTGTACGGTACACATGAGTTCTGAATTACATGATTTTTGGCTTTCAGGCAAACTTGATTAAGGAACTAGTTATTTTTGGTAAACattgtaaaattaaaaaaatagcaTAAGTTACCCTTGAAAACGAAACTTGTTGATCCAAAATCGGATCAAAATTGAGAGAGTTACAGTTAGAGGGAGTAACACACACACAGTCACGCACACACAAACagtcacacacacaaacacacacacatacacacacacagacacacatacacacacatatacacacacacacacatacacacacacaaacacacaaacacacacacatacacacaaacatacacccatgcaaacacacacacacacacacacacacagtcacacatacacacactcgcgcacacacacacacactcgcgcacacacgcgcacacacgcacacaaacacacacgcacacacatacaaacgcGCGTGCGCGACACACGAGCGCAGTTTCTGGTATGAATAATTTGAAAAGGGTAATTTTTTTTGGCCTATGGTGGAACCACTATGTAATGCCTAAGAACAGCAGTTATCATTCCGTATGCCTAATACCACTCTCTAGTGTGTTAAGCAACGATTGATACTATAAAACTTACATTTTTACCCTGTCCACATcaccccaaacactgtccatattacaccaatagctgtccattttcaccccaaacgatttttttatgtccgaaaatcatTGTTTtcagtttcgttatttttttgttcttttgacctcaATATCATGATTTCTCCGTgcagaaacatagaaaacagatcaatattattataataCATTACGTTTATAGGATAGAAAAAACAGGTtacgaaataacaggagttttccttaggaggtccaaattaccccaaactaccctaaatGAAAATCACGCCgaagtaaagtgatttgctgttgaattcgcgCTACTTAcctaacatttcagagttgaatgaaaatctttcgaaatTATTAATGCAAggaacgatgaaatcaacagcaaatcactttattttctgttgtgATGTTCATCCTTATTGATATGCTTATGATAAGATAAATTCACAATAAATTCTTtcgtttattgttattttaattgaAAGATCCAATTATATACGctcaaacaaatttttgatttctggGTAAATGTGCTCCTTGCGCCGTTCGTCAtcgtcactatttttgtttcacttcacggctttgacgtttgtcaatttgaattgcagctgtaattcaattgatttaaacagtggtgataatacaagagatattcattataatacgatggtgatttccattaaccagttttcaacgcaagatcatttAATTGGAAAGTGGTtaggcctaaacacaatggatacgtttcggctgcgtttgcggcaatttgacagttggtccttacattttctgtcaaattaacgtcaacgcaacgcaaacgtatcaaTTCTGTTTAGGCCTTTAATCATCGAGAATTCAACACTAAATCTTTTCAACTTGCAGGGCTATGTGACGAattgagtcaagtgcaaaaacacttgaagtaatcgtgacattttttcatagtgTAGGTATATGAAATATAAGATCGATGAATTAACGTTTTTAATCATAATACGGTTCAATATTAATATCTTGTACAAGtactaaaataaattcaattctGAGTTTAGGCTCGAAAGGTCGAAAAAACTCCTTCACAGGCCAAATTAGGAAATAATTCCTAATTGAACTCAAAATATTAAGAAACACTTCTACAGACCAGAAATGGTCGAGAAAGAAAATGGACTCAGTATAATGAAAAACACGTTTCTTAAAACCAGTGAACGCCAAAAAAATATCTCAACTTGAACAACCATGAGTCATGCATCTTTCGAATGTTAAAAAGATTAATCTTATTATCCAAACTAAAACGACTAAATTATAGCATTATTAACATAGCATTACAAAGGAGTAAAATGATTAAATGTAGAATTAAAAATGACGACTAGGTATCTGAAACTAATTCGGCCCAAAATTGtacgataatttcaaaaatccAACGGTGATCACAGTAGGCTGAACAGATAATCGAAATTTGGCAGTCGAAAAATAGGCAAATAACTATTTTAGgtagaaatcaaaatttcagtaaaagaacaaaatagaaaataatcaaaaacatggATTCAGTCAAAATTCAAGAAAACGGTATGAAGGGAGAAGCTCCGGAAGATTTTTCCCCGTCACAATCAGAATCGATGCTGAATGATGCTTTTCACATTCCTTCAAATGCCGGAGAAATGCCAATAGACCTCGAAGAAGGAGTCCAGTTCTATCCAGCTCTTAAAGccacatcatcatcatcaagcaTGGCAACATCTGTGGACCCCAGAGAAATACGATCAACGGTATCTCTCCGCTTGGAAACGCTGGCGAGGCCAAAGGCCTATTGCTTAGAAAACACGCTCCAACAATTCGGTTATATGCTCGGAGAAAGATCAGTGCAAAATTTAAATGAGCAGATTCAGGCACAAAACTCCTTGCAGTAACTTAACACTAACATTCAACTACTTTTcctataaagttttttttttcgattaaacAGCAAAATTACATCAAGAGTGCATTTGAAGCAATGCATCCAAGATCCGGTCCAATCACCTCCCAAATCTCGTCGACCTCGTTTGGACAAGGAAAGGGCTGCTAATGTGGAGCAAAAGCTTGCAACCAATAACAAACGCGAAGCGTTTGACCGTTTAGCCGAAACGTTTTTCAGAAAACTCCCGAGTTTGGTGCTTGATGCCAACATCGAAGATTTATCCCAGCTAAGTACAGAAAGAAAACGACTTATAAATACGCTATATGCAACAATTGTTAAATATGCGGGTGTACCGCTCGCTGTTCACGACCATGAACTCTACTTACATATGTGCGTAGGGCTGGCGCAATTTGTCGAGAGCGTTATTGCTGGTGTTCGCAATGAAAAGGATGTTGCTCAGAATAAATCCAACACGACTCTCGATAGACGGGACAGTATGACAACGAAAATTCTGCGAGAACGCTCCGGGAATAACGCGGCTGTTCAACTGTCAAGAGAAATTTTGAAAACGAAATTATATAAATAATGATGAGAATATAACCATCTAAAATAACGTAATTCAACTTTAACATCCATAACATAATATGTAACTTTTGCGGGGATCACCGTTCATTGCCACCTAGTGGAAATCTAATGAGTTGCTGAAAAAGCTTTGCCAATAAAAGCTTGTCTAACTCGATTAGGTACACTGAAGACGCGTctatttttactcgattttttgaaacttaCACAATTAGGTTGTTTAACAcatggttttcttaaaaaaattatatcagCCGGAAAAGCGTTATTTTCTGTAGAAAATGTgatttatcgaaaaaaattatAGTGTTCTCCTTcgatttcaaatgaaaaaaaaattatcgaaatctGTTGAATGACACCTGGCCCATGGCCATTTCGGACAGTTTTAATACGTAATTTAAATACCGAAAGATGATCCTCCGCCTGATAGATGTTGTGTTCTGCAGTTTTTCATTTTGCAGATAGCGATGTCGTATcgtatccaaaacaaaaagttgtttaGTGCAGTTTCGTTTATTTCCAATAATTCCgctatcttgaaaaaaaattgtgtggCTAATAAATTTGCTCTATTTAATAGAATCTCGTTGAACGCCCATTTTTACATTACTCTTAGcttattaattaaaaataacatttatACAATTTATGCTCTGTAACATAACATATTTCAAAGACACAtatctaaaaattatcaaaattatatcgaTCCTTAAGCTTCTTCCTTATAAACAAGCCAACAATAAGCCGCTTCCAGTTGCCGTAAACTCGCTTTCTGATCTTCTCATCATGTTTGCGCTCCAGCTCGACCTGGTCCTGGTACCACTCATCAATTACCTGATCGCGAAATTCCTCACAAACAACGTACCCATCGTAAATAGCCTGGCAAGCTCCATTTCGGAACTCAAACCCGGTAATAGCGGACGCACAATCCACCCGCATCCGTTTGCAGACTTTGTTCAACCCTGGCAACTGCAGATGCACAGTTCCCTTCGGCAGCATACAAGGTTTGAATAGTTCCACATTGCCGTAGGCACTTCTAGGTACCTTGCCATCTTCCGCTACCGGTGGTTCATAATCCTGAACCTGCCAGGCTCCAAACAGTTCGGTTTGTCCACCACTAACCGATATTCTTGTGTATCGGTCGAGTCGGGCTTTGGCTTTAACCACTTTGTATGGTTCTTCATACAATTTCACCGTTTTCGCTTGCCGCAGCCAACCTTCCCTTGAGAGTAACGCATGCACGCAATCCCTCGGATAGATAGGTTCACCTTTGATGTGACTCAACACGACTGCATCCCTCGGGTAGATGGCTTCATGTCGCAGCAAATGACGTTCTAGTGCAAAGCGAGGATGATTTTTATACTCGGCTATCTGCTCTGGGAACGGACGTTTGTTGAGCAGTTTATCGAACTTTAAATCCTCGCTGCGATCGCGACGCGTTGCACGACGAATACGATATGGGCTGAGCGTCGCTTCCAGCCATGCGTCGTCTACTCGAAGCTTGCTCTTCTTGGTTCCCAAGCGGGAAATGTAACGAGGAGAAACGTCTTTGATCGTACCGTCATTGTTCCACGCAAGCACATACGTGATCGGTTGCGAAGCGGCGTTCTATGTAATTAAATCTTTGCGTTAATTCTCAAATAACTTAATTGATAGTTACCAAACAGTTCTTACCACCACATCTTCCAAACGGTGCACCTTTCCGGAAAGTACATCGATCGAAATCCACTTATCCTCAAGCTCACAGTACACTTCTACCCACATATCCACACCTGGTCGATTACGGCgagcttttttcagttttccttcTTTGTTACTGTGAGACTCGACATACTGATCTTCACTAGATGTCTGCTGCCACACCCGCTGTTCCTTGGAAGCTCGATAAGCTGCCAGTATTTTTTCCCTGCGTCGCCGGACCGTCTCATCTAAGCCTTCGGAAAAAGCTGGTTCTTCCGTTTTTTTCTGTCGCTTGGGAAGTTTAGAATTAACTTTTTGTTCGACATCCAAAAAAGATTCCTGCATTAATTTCAGCCCGCTACCCTTGGAAGCTTTAGATTCGACGATGTCATTACTACCATCCAGCTGGGGAATGGAAGCCATAGAACGCATGAGACGCTTTCTTTTACTAGCTTTACTCCGTATTTCATCGGAATCTTTTTTGACTAAAGTGGCAAGCTTCTCCTTCACCTTGAAAATGGTACTGTGCTTGGGTGCACGGTGAAACTCCATCAACAAACGCCGATCTGCTTCCAAATCGTGAGAACTTTGCGCTGTCATACGATAAAAATCTTTTGGGGACACCTGCTTCGCTGGCACCACCAGAGACATCACTAACCGGCTGTGAATACACAATGAGCGCAACATCaacaaaaatagtaaaatataatccCGCTTCGAAAATGCAGTTTTCTTCAATATCTGATATTTCAGCATTGCCGCCAACGGTGGACAATTAGTGCTGCTAGAACGAAAATGCCATTCGTTGTTTCTCAGTTTAATGACTTTTCGAAAGTACCGTGTGATTTGCTCGAAATAAAGTAAATTTGTGCGACCTTTCGGTCGGCAGTTAGGAGATGGCAGAAGCTTTTTTGTGATTTGTTCCTGCAAATCACTCTTGGTCAGTGTTTTGTTCAAAAATGTTCCGTGACCTATCCAGCAAAGTACCGACACCTTGtgtaaataaatttgattttggCGCTTCTCGCGATTCATCAGTCGTTTAATGGCAGTCAACAAATCTACCTTCTTCTTTTGCGGTTTACTCGGCTCAAGCGGTTTAGTTCGGATGGTAAATTCTACTACTTTTTCTTGATCCtgtgattgatttttttctacggAAACTGAGTTATTTCCACCAGACGTTAGGATTGCCTTTTTAAGATTGTTTCTCTCCCCTGCCAGCAAGAGATTCGAGACATTTTGTTCTTCTAGATTCTGCTCGACTTTACGACCCTGCGAGACTTCTGACGCTTCAGCCGAATTTATTAAATTACACCCAGCTTCACTTATTTGCTTGATAAGTTTTCGGTTTATATCCAAACAAATTTCATCTAACTTTTTGACGCTGCTCAGTGGTTGATTTTCATCCTCATCATCAGACTGGCCCACAGCCAAACCGGCATTGCAATCGAAAACCACATCCGATTTACAAGTAGTCTCAATTGGGTTGAAAAATTCCGAATCCAAATCCAGTTCATCTGGATCCATCAGATAATCGTCCCCGCTGCTATCGTCTTCCTGCGGCTTAGGTTTCTCAGCCTTTCTTTTAACAGCCGAAGTTTTCCTGGAGGAACTAGCTGCCAAATCTGGCCGATATTTTTTATACAACTGCTCCACAGTGAATGTGGTTAGCTTAATGGGTTTCTTCGGACTGGTGCAGGACTTGTTAACACGCCGCTTGGTGGGACGCTTCTTCGGTGGTTCTTCTTCGGAGGAATACGATTCCTCTGATTGAATCTCTGCTGCTGGTGCAGCAGAATCTGAATCTGTCTCGTGATCAGAGAGCGGCTTTCCCAAACGGGTGGCTATTCTTCTGGAGATTCGTGTTGGTTTTAGTGGAAGTTTTTTTGACGTACTTTTTCCACTAAAATAAATTGATAACAATTGTGAAAGCTGCGAAATTAGCCAAATATTTCACTATACCTGTTTGATTGACTTCTGTGTTTTGCGTTGAAAGTTTTATCTTTCGTCGGTGAAACACCAACTTTTTGCGGACTCCATTCGTCTTCACTTGCAGAAAACTCTGATGGCGATTCCTCTAGTTCCTCGGAATCCATACTGTGGTGTTTCAAGAGTTGCGGTATACCAATTGTAGTTAACTATCggttttattcactaaaaacatgatttttcatgAACTAGGTAGACAAATTATTTCACtccaataataataaaaatctcACGAACGTCAATCacgtaaaataaaaacaaaccaaaaaaaatgaatgacGTTTGTTCCCTTCAGAATTTTCGCCTTACCCACGATCAAATTGATTGCTGATACTCAAGAGAATGGAAACCCTACCTCaattagcaatgggcgatctttgaacaaaaatcgattctcctgcatcgattaatcaaaatcaataaaatcgattcataacaaaatcgagcctgaaaaatcgattttacaaaaaatcgatttttgttcggtacGCAAGAAACAATTTGGAAGCTGTTATGAGAGCAGTGTTGAAGCAATCGATGCTGAATAAACAACACGTTGAActatttgttgaacaaacattgCAGCAATCTTTGTTCATGTACTTATTCAACAGTGAAACTCTAGCTTAACAGAAGTTGTTCAAACGTTTGCAAGTGAATACCAGCAGCACTAATAAATATGTGCTGCGTTGAAGCGCTTTAAAGGTCTCCACTTATCACATCTCGATAAaagctatttgaacgtttcaaacggCAACTCCGCAACTATTCTGCACATGTTGTTCAAATGCTGCATACATGCGTTTGAAGTCTTTCAAAGAGCAATTCTTTAGCTCTTATAGACGCGAACGCTAGATCACCGGTTTAATAAAACATTCTTCTGGATGCGTCGTATAGTTGATTTATTGcagtataaacatttttttaaaccacTAAAAGATTTAGCAACGTCAACGTCAGTGATGCcccgaaagattttttttattctcggaaACTGAGGAACTCTATGAAAATTGGAACAGcattttataattttgaataaCTTTGATCAGACAACAGTCGAACAACAACCGAAATGGAATGTTCAATAGTTGAAATTTTCCGGCACACAGTTGTCCAGAAACGGCGAAGAGGGTTTTAAACAACAACAtcagaatatttttatattgttgaatacaatattctgctgttgttgctcaaaaccctcttcgccgttcctaaacaactgtgtgtcggataatttctccaaattcaactgaacaaccatttaacagtagttttttattttccatttcggttattgttcaactgtagcctaataaaagtgatcgagtaaatgtttaggcaacaaaaattgttacttgggtataagctttttacgactatttttggttatatttatggagattttgttttgtttgcgttttctggtttattaatcatgttcatcgagttttcgtacgcaacatctactaacgatacggcttttttagtttattgccatcttctttaaCCGTGTGTACTCTTagcgttttttttctactaaaagttttcgttgtcgctcatcccatagaccatttcacgagacgtttgggaacttgattcatgaacgaaattttgacagaaagtttggaactgctgacataatgcacgtgaaagcatcaagaacatcagcaggatccgtgacacctgtcagttcgtgaaatggtctattgtttcggatgcactaagagcaatccaaacctgtatacagtcagtttttttttacgcggaggatacgtacctcgtaaaaaacgcataaaaaccgcggtaatccgaaaatccgcgtaaaaaaaagaactcattcaaaaatccgcgtaaaaaaaaacctcgctaatttaaaaatccgcgtaaaaacaagttttttttttaaatccgcgaaaagtagtccagcaagaagggctttaaataaaacccgagacgctctagaaccagtatttaaaattgtcctctttgacggtcattccgaatctttcggtgggcggagggtattttttggactaagtcttttactagataaacacttaaacgtttctggttccaaacccacgttaattcggaaattcgcgaaaattgttttgaattagcgcgatGTCGCGTtcggtttttaaatgaataataaaaattcgctctaaatcgttacaatgacagttggtagatgggcgaactgtcattgtagcggtttcgagcagatttcaggaagttttaaatcgtgatttaaaaagcgaaggacaatgatagaatttttttcaaatcacgttttacttggaaaattcagatcattcagatgatatgaaaaactgatatagctgatcaatccaattcataaaaaaaatcggaccatccgcagaacaaactcaaataaacaaaaatggcgagtGCGACACCATACAGAACAGAATacagcacggcatatacacgaccattcaattcaacttttgcaatatttgagttaacgagtaccccgctactcaaagttgaaaaataagcgcatatgccttctctacctaaatcaaaaaattggtgcttgatagtaaacacccacaacgatagtaaacaacgtccctacggaagccaattttcaaaaagtttacttgcagaggtagcaaatatgaaataatgttggctaatatccaaaatggtaaattcaatatccaatgcaatgcaaaatttcagctaaatcggaattcaggagtatttggtctaaatttcactttctcgactaatgaagaaaagcacagtttgtaatagtttttttttgtgccaaatgtcttatgccttgttcacactatagcagatatccCGTGATATCGTgatcttgaaacatacatacatctagttttcacggaaaatttggagtatgggatttgaaatcaagatgggcaacattacatcatgtgaactggttattagaaatgaataaaacgtcgaggtcgggtgttatccaaaaaatcgaaattttgctaactgttcgtgaaggcgatattttgaacactacttctaaataaaactgtcaaagtcaatttccattgccaccccaatgtacaccaatcagatagtaatgattgtatacaatatatgtcaaactttcgagacggtcttgtggtctggtaatttatattcagttcgaggtcttgtctcgtcgttcttttcatcctcgctaggtATGGGCGAACGGcacacgagccgttcatatgaaccggttcttaggaaagagcgaaagaacgaacggctcacgaaaaagaaccacggttctttgggcgcaccagaactgtttggttcgcgcgaacccgaagtttactgagacaacacgaactgtcaacgctcgtgaatcattgtgaaccatgagtcggtttagagccgctcttgcaaaagagccgtttcacccacccctaatccttgatatatttcacaacgcaagcgtattagccaaatttcatacgggtttgtctattgatgtcgcgttcacaaaggcaaaaaatggttactgcgttaaaaatactggagggacttaatttggttgcggattgttctttttcaactcgacgacaaggttatccagcttccctgacctacagaaaacgtcaaaatgggctgcgtgcactatacgccattaccgttcgtgaaaagctggatatgctggatatgggggtggtgacatactcatgaaaaaagttgtcatggacgtagacaattgtttgagccaacaaaaacatttgaaatgcgtttttctcggtttcatgtctattgaattttagcccattcttcaactaAGGGCATCCCGGTAAataattgacacatttttcagatcagtgtccgaattccgagcacacacttcttcggagagagaaaaatttcgtatactatcaataaagaaattttcttctcttcaaagaaaagtgttctcggaattcagccgcagattacgttagcaacaataaatgcaatcactattgttttcaatccgttttgcacacatttatttttcaggcggaaaaaaacgatcttgccatccaaaggatcgagtcagcagaagatcgcgcgcagaaaaatcgattcaaaaaatcgatgaatcgactagaaaagatcgattttgcaaaaatcggatcgatcttgcccattgctaaCCTCAATCCTACACGTTTTTTGattcttcattcaaaaactGAAGGAcgacacgttttttttaaacacgTCCTGGTcagaaaatgctgtttttttAAACCGATATTTGAAAATTGGTATGTATAGCTAAACAATCCAGTTCGAAAATAAGAAGTTATTGATTTTTGCTTCGTTTTTGGGATTAGAAAACTGATGCAAGGAAATGTTTCTGCTTTTGTTAGTACACACGTTTTGACAAGCCATTAAAGGTTTCCTGAGGCGCTTGAAATTTCTTTTAGTTTCGTAGTCCGAACcacttgaaaaaaatcattagtaGGTACTCAAAtcagtagcgtagctaggggcgtgcggttggtgcggtccgcaccaggcccaccattCATAGGGGCCCAAAAATCTTGCGAGCACGGAACCGGTCAACATGCCCATTTGAACTCAATCTCATGTATTTGTGCTTGCCACACGGACAAAGACAACGAGATACTGATGTTCATTTTCAACATGATTTGTGATTCGACTGACGCCAAAGTTGAATGTTTTCCGATCGCAGAAAACAATGCAACGTGGAAACACGTAACAAAGGAGCGATTTTTCACGACACTGAAAACGCTGTCTAGGGTATTAGGTTAATTATTCATTTCATTAGGCCGacgttcacgaagaatgcatggaGTAAATACCAGATTTACGCTAAatcgttgaacaaataaacaaaatacgattACATGCTCTCATAGAATCGCCCATCAATGGAAATTTGGTAAACATagttttatcctgaattttgtaaaacaaactatttttcatAACACTCCCATACTCATCTCAAAACCTAAACCACTgcttaattattcatctcacgacgcccccatattcatcacacagtTAATCACTTTGTTTATGAACGTAGCCGTgtaccgtcgtagtaggttacctaggtatccgctgtagttgtttacgcgcAAATTGGTAGTCTAGGTattcactgcagtgctgtcgatttatgttaattatgtcggaattattcaaatttaaagcttgtttttggaaatttaggtgaacattttgaaaattaaagtaT from Wyeomyia smithii strain HCP4-BCI-WySm-NY-G18 chromosome 3, ASM2978416v1, whole genome shotgun sequence encodes the following:
- the LOC129730557 gene encoding uncharacterized protein LOC129730557, which codes for MDSVKIQENGMKGEAPEDFSPSQSESMLNDAFHIPSNAGEMPIDLEEGVQFYPALKATSSSSSMATSVDPREIRSTVSLRLETLARPKAYCLENTLQQFGYMLGERSVQNLNEQIQAQNSLHKITSRVHLKQCIQDPVQSPPKSRRPRLDKERAANVEQKLATNNKREAFDRLAETFFRKLPSLVLDANIEDLSQLSTERKRLINTLYATIVKYAGVPLAVHDHELYLHMCVGLAQFVESVIAGVRNEKDVAQNKSNTTLDRRDSMTTKILRERSGNNAAVQLSREILKTKLYK
- the LOC129727494 gene encoding DNA repair protein complementing XP-C cells homolog, whose amino-acid sequence is MDSEELEESPSEFSASEDEWSPQKVGVSPTKDKTFNAKHRSQSNSGKSTSKKLPLKPTRISRRIATRLGKPLSDHETDSDSAAPAAEIQSEESYSSEEEPPKKRPTKRRVNKSCTSPKKPIKLTTFTVEQLYKKYRPDLAASSSRKTSAVKRKAEKPKPQEDDSSGDDYLMDPDELDLDSEFFNPIETTCKSDVVFDCNAGLAVGQSDDEDENQPLSSVKKLDEICLDINRKLIKQISEAGCNLINSAEASEVSQGRKVEQNLEEQNVSNLLLAGERNNLKKAILTSGGNNSVSVEKNQSQDQEKVVEFTIRTKPLEPSKPQKKKVDLLTAIKRLMNREKRQNQIYLHKVSVLCWIGHGTFLNKTLTKSDLQEQITKKLLPSPNCRPKGRTNLLYFEQITRYFRKVIKLRNNEWHFRSSSTNCPPLAAMLKYQILKKTAFSKRDYILLFLLMLRSLCIHSRLVMSLVVPAKQVSPKDFYRMTAQSSHDLEADRRLLMEFHRAPKHSTIFKVKEKLATLVKKDSDEIRSKASKRKRLMRSMASIPQLDGSNDIVESKASKGSGLKLMQESFLDVEQKVNSKLPKRQKKTEEPAFSEGLDETVRRRREKILAAYRASKEQRVWQQTSSEDQYVESHSNKEGKLKKARRNRPGVDMWVEVYCELEDKWISIDVLSGKVHRLEDVVNAASQPITYVLAWNNDGTIKDVSPRYISRLGTKKSKLRVDDAWLEATLSPYRIRRATRRDRSEDLKFDKLLNKRPFPEQIAEYKNHPRFALERHLLRHEAIYPRDAVVLSHIKGEPIYPRDCVHALLSREGWLRQAKTVKLYEEPYKVVKAKARLDRYTRISVSGGQTELFGAWQVQDYEPPVAEDGKVPRSAYGNVELFKPCMLPKGTVHLQLPGLNKVCKRMRVDCASAITGFEFRNGACQAIYDGYVVCEEFRDQVIDEWYQDQVELERKHDEKIRKRVYGNWKRLIVGLFIRKKLKDRYNFDNF